A genomic region of Zalophus californianus isolate mZalCal1 chromosome 1, mZalCal1.pri.v2, whole genome shotgun sequence contains the following coding sequences:
- the ZBTB21 gene encoding zinc finger and BTB domain-containing protein 21 isoform X2 codes for MEGLLHYINPAHAISLLSALNEERLKGQLCDVLLIVGDQKFRAHKNVLAASSEYFQSLFTNKENESQTVFQLDFCEPDAFDNVLNYIYSSSLFVEKSSLAAVQELGYSLGISFLTNIVSKTPQAPFPTCPNRKKIFIEDDESSSQKRSVIVCQSRNEAQGKTVSQNQPDLSHTSRPSPSTAVKTSTSKPHVPKPAEPLHTLPLAEKSWPKDGSVGYAKSLEHAGPLDDPNRSSLLKRNAPLQDREAMDDTASLSGQLPKGKAIELALKRPRPPVLSLGSSSENPYVLKETHKGGGPGEDRNLLYYSKLGLVVPSGSSGCRKPGIDRSGPLVKSLLRRSLSMDSQVPGLSPSIDLKSSQGRSAVAGEVPGSGFCALSQQSSLKECGEKAALDERGPAPQPHRLRSFSASQSTEREGEPAVTEVRIKTEPCSPLSDPSDIIRVTVGDPAAAAAARDLSLTTEDDQKDMSRLPAKRRFQADRRLPLKKVKEDEHGSPVSEENFEEGSSPPLPDAEFPDSDLNKDEFEQGNHERLCRNATVCPYCSLRFFSPELKQEHESKCEYKKLTCLECMRTFKSSFSIWRHQVEVHNQNTMAPAENFSLPILDHNGDVTAAARAPAQPEPHKANHAVPAKDDNAFSDCSEQVNFDSEDSSCLPEDLSLSKQLKIHVKEEPAEEAEEEAPEARAGPKDAGSSKDASLWPCEKCGKTFTAHKQLERHQELLCSVKPFICHVCNKAFRTNFRLWSHFQSHMSQATEDPAHKDSEACPVPTNSPSPPPLPPPPPLPKIQPLEPDSPTALSENPAPATEKLFVPQESDTLFYHAPPLSAITFKRQFMCKLCHRTFKTAFSLWSHEQSHN; via the exons ATGGAGGGGCTGCTGCATTACATCAACCCGGCTCATGCCATCTCTCTGCTGAGCGCGCTCAACGAGGAGCGCCTCAAAGGACAGCTGTGTGACGTGCTTCTGATTGTTGGAGACCAGAAATTTCGAGCGCATAAAAATGTCTTGGCCGCCAGCAGTGAATACTTCCAGAGTTTATTCACCAACAAGGAGAATGAGTCACAGACTGTCTTTCAGCTTGACTTTTGTGAACCAGATGCTTTTGATAACGTTTTGAACTACATTTATTCTTCATCTTTATTTGTCGAGAAAAGCAGTCTCGCGGCCGTGCAAGAACTAGGCTATAGCCTTGGGATTTCCTTTCTGACTAACATCGTCTCTAAAACACCTCAGGCCCCTTTTCCAACGTGtcccaacaggaaaaaaatattcatagaagATGATGAAAGCAGTTCTCAGAAGAGAAGTGTCATCGTTTGTCAAAGTAGAAACGAAGCACAGGGAAAAACTGTGAGTCAGAATCAGCCTGACCTAAGCCATACGTCCCGGCCCTCCCCTAGCACTGCAGTCAAGACCAGCACCAGTAAGCCCCACGTTCCCAAACCAGCCGAGCCGCTCCACACTTTGCCACTGGCTGAAAAGAGCTGGCCGAAAGATGGTTCTGTGGGCTATGCAAAGTCTCTGGAGCACGCGGGGCCTCTGGATGACCCCAACAGAAGCAGTTTGCTGAAAAGGAACGCACCGCTGCAGGACAGAGAGGCGATGGACGATACGGCCAGTCTCAGCGGCCAGCTCCCCAAAGGCAAAGCCATAGAGTTGGCTTTGAAGAGACCACGGCCCCCGGTGTTGTCTCTCGGAAGCTCATCAGAGAACCCCTACGTGCTGAAGGAAACTCACAAAGGAGGCGGTCCGGGCGAAGACCGAAACCTGCTGTATTACTCCAAGCTGGGGCTGGTGGTCCCGTCCGGCAGCTCTGGCTGCAGGAAGCCAGGCATCGACAGAAGCGGCCCGCTCGTCAAGAGTCTTCTCAGACGGTCGCTGTCCATGGACAGCCAGGTGCCCGGCCTCTCACCCTCCATAGATTTGAAATCTTCCCAGGGCCGCTCCGCAGTGGCAGGTGAGGTGCCGGGGAGCGGCTTCTGTGCTCTGTCGCAGCAGTCGTCTCTGAAGGAGTGCGGGGAGAAGGCGGCCCTCGATGAGCGGGGCCCCGCGCCCCAGCCCCACCGCCTCCGGTCCTTCAGCGCCTCCCAGTCCACggagagggaaggggagcctGCCGTGACCGAGGTCCGCATCAAGACGGAGCCCTGCAGCCCCCTGTCGGACCCCTCCGACATCATCCGCGTCACTGTGGGAGACCCGGCCGCGGCAGCCGCCGCCAGAGACCTTTCCCTGACAACCGAAGACGATCAAAAAGACATGAGCAGGCTCCCGGCGAAAAGGAGGTTCCAGGCGGACCGAAGGCTGCCGTTGAAGAAGGTGAAGGAGGACGAGCACGGGTCTCCGGTGTCCGAAGAGAACTTCGAGGAGGGCTCGAGCCCTCCCCTCCCTGATGCAGAGTTTCCAGATTCTGACTTGAATAAAGATGAATTTG AGCAAGGAAACCACGAGCGATTATGCAGAAACGCAACCGTTTGCCCCTACTGCAGCCTTAGGTTTTTCTCGCCGGAGCTAAAGCAGGAGCACGAGAGTAAGTGTGAGTACAAGAAGCTGACATGTCTCGAGTGCATGCGCACCTTCAAGTCCTCCTTCAGCATTTGGCGGCACCAAGTTGAAGTCCATAATCAGAACACCATGGCGCCGGCTGAAAACTTTTCCTTACCCATTCTGGACCACAATGGTGATGTGACTGCTGCTGCCAGGGCCCCGGCCCAGCCCGAGCCCCATAAAGCCAACCATGCGGTCCCCGCCAAAGACGACAATGCCTTCAGTGATTGTTCGGAGCAAGTGAACTTCGATTCAGAAGACTCCTCCTGTCTCCCCGAAGACCTCAGCCTCTCGAAGCAACTGAAAATCCACGTCAAAGAGGAGCCCGCGGAGGAGGCCGAGGAAGAGGCACCCGAGGCCCGCGCCGGCCCCAAGGACGCCGGCTCCAGCAAGGACGCCAGCCTGTGGCCCTGCGAGAAGTGTGGCAAGACGTTCACGGCGCACAAGCAGCTGGAGCGGCACCAGGAGCTCCTGTGCTCCGTGAAACCCTTCATCTGCCACGTGTGCAACAAAGCTTTCCGCACCAACTTCCGGCTCTGGAGCCACTTCCAGTCCCACATGTCTCAGGCTACGGAGGACCCGGCGCATAAGGACTCGGAAGCGTGCCCTGTGCCCACAAACTCTCCGtccccacccccgctgcccccacccccaccgctgcCCAAGATCCAGCCTCTGGAGCCCGACAGCCCCACAGCCTTGTCTGAAAACCCCGCTCCTGCCACGGAGAAACTGTTTGTGCCCCAGGAATCCGACACGCTTTTTTACCATGCCCCCCCGCTTTCTGCAATCACCTTTAAAAGACAGTTCATGTGTAAACTGTGCCATAGGACATTCAAGACGGCCTTCAGTCTTTGGAGTCACGAACAGAGCCACAACTGA
- the ZBTB21 gene encoding zinc finger and BTB domain-containing protein 21 isoform X1 — protein MEGLLHYINPAHAISLLSALNEERLKGQLCDVLLIVGDQKFRAHKNVLAASSEYFQSLFTNKENESQTVFQLDFCEPDAFDNVLNYIYSSSLFVEKSSLAAVQELGYSLGISFLTNIVSKTPQAPFPTCPNRKKIFIEDDESSSQKRSVIVCQSRNEAQGKTVSQNQPDLSHTSRPSPSTAVKTSTSKPHVPKPAEPLHTLPLAEKSWPKDGSVGYAKSLEHAGPLDDPNRSSLLKRNAPLQDREAMDDTASLSGQLPKGKAIELALKRPRPPVLSLGSSSENPYVLKETHKGGGPGEDRNLLYYSKLGLVVPSGSSGCRKPGIDRSGPLVKSLLRRSLSMDSQVPGLSPSIDLKSSQGRSAVAGEVPGSGFCALSQQSSLKECGEKAALDERGPAPQPHRLRSFSASQSTEREGEPAVTEVRIKTEPCSPLSDPSDIIRVTVGDPAAAAAARDLSLTTEDDQKDMSRLPAKRRFQADRRLPLKKVKEDEHGSPVSEENFEEGSSPPLPDAEFPDSDLNKDEFGELEGTRPNKKFKCKHCLKIFRSTAGLHRHINMYHNPEKPYACDICHKRFHTNFKVWTHCQTQHGIVKNPSPASSSHAVLDEKFQRKLIDIVREREIKKALIIKLRRSKPGFQGQSSSQAQAIKRNLRSRAKGAYICTYCGKAYRFLSQFKQHIKMHPGEKPIGVNRAAKPKEHVSLESPIENKEVYQCRLCNAKLSSLLEQGNHERLCRNATVCPYCSLRFFSPELKQEHESKCEYKKLTCLECMRTFKSSFSIWRHQVEVHNQNTMAPAENFSLPILDHNGDVTAAARAPAQPEPHKANHAVPAKDDNAFSDCSEQVNFDSEDSSCLPEDLSLSKQLKIHVKEEPAEEAEEEAPEARAGPKDAGSSKDASLWPCEKCGKTFTAHKQLERHQELLCSVKPFICHVCNKAFRTNFRLWSHFQSHMSQATEDPAHKDSEACPVPTNSPSPPPLPPPPPLPKIQPLEPDSPTALSENPAPATEKLFVPQESDTLFYHAPPLSAITFKRQFMCKLCHRTFKTAFSLWSHEQSHN, from the coding sequence ATGGAGGGGCTGCTGCATTACATCAACCCGGCTCATGCCATCTCTCTGCTGAGCGCGCTCAACGAGGAGCGCCTCAAAGGACAGCTGTGTGACGTGCTTCTGATTGTTGGAGACCAGAAATTTCGAGCGCATAAAAATGTCTTGGCCGCCAGCAGTGAATACTTCCAGAGTTTATTCACCAACAAGGAGAATGAGTCACAGACTGTCTTTCAGCTTGACTTTTGTGAACCAGATGCTTTTGATAACGTTTTGAACTACATTTATTCTTCATCTTTATTTGTCGAGAAAAGCAGTCTCGCGGCCGTGCAAGAACTAGGCTATAGCCTTGGGATTTCCTTTCTGACTAACATCGTCTCTAAAACACCTCAGGCCCCTTTTCCAACGTGtcccaacaggaaaaaaatattcatagaagATGATGAAAGCAGTTCTCAGAAGAGAAGTGTCATCGTTTGTCAAAGTAGAAACGAAGCACAGGGAAAAACTGTGAGTCAGAATCAGCCTGACCTAAGCCATACGTCCCGGCCCTCCCCTAGCACTGCAGTCAAGACCAGCACCAGTAAGCCCCACGTTCCCAAACCAGCCGAGCCGCTCCACACTTTGCCACTGGCTGAAAAGAGCTGGCCGAAAGATGGTTCTGTGGGCTATGCAAAGTCTCTGGAGCACGCGGGGCCTCTGGATGACCCCAACAGAAGCAGTTTGCTGAAAAGGAACGCACCGCTGCAGGACAGAGAGGCGATGGACGATACGGCCAGTCTCAGCGGCCAGCTCCCCAAAGGCAAAGCCATAGAGTTGGCTTTGAAGAGACCACGGCCCCCGGTGTTGTCTCTCGGAAGCTCATCAGAGAACCCCTACGTGCTGAAGGAAACTCACAAAGGAGGCGGTCCGGGCGAAGACCGAAACCTGCTGTATTACTCCAAGCTGGGGCTGGTGGTCCCGTCCGGCAGCTCTGGCTGCAGGAAGCCAGGCATCGACAGAAGCGGCCCGCTCGTCAAGAGTCTTCTCAGACGGTCGCTGTCCATGGACAGCCAGGTGCCCGGCCTCTCACCCTCCATAGATTTGAAATCTTCCCAGGGCCGCTCCGCAGTGGCAGGTGAGGTGCCGGGGAGCGGCTTCTGTGCTCTGTCGCAGCAGTCGTCTCTGAAGGAGTGCGGGGAGAAGGCGGCCCTCGATGAGCGGGGCCCCGCGCCCCAGCCCCACCGCCTCCGGTCCTTCAGCGCCTCCCAGTCCACggagagggaaggggagcctGCCGTGACCGAGGTCCGCATCAAGACGGAGCCCTGCAGCCCCCTGTCGGACCCCTCCGACATCATCCGCGTCACTGTGGGAGACCCGGCCGCGGCAGCCGCCGCCAGAGACCTTTCCCTGACAACCGAAGACGATCAAAAAGACATGAGCAGGCTCCCGGCGAAAAGGAGGTTCCAGGCGGACCGAAGGCTGCCGTTGAAGAAGGTGAAGGAGGACGAGCACGGGTCTCCGGTGTCCGAAGAGAACTTCGAGGAGGGCTCGAGCCCTCCCCTCCCTGATGCAGAGTTTCCAGATTCTGACTTGAATAAAGATGAATTTGGTGAGTTGGAGGGAACAAGaccaaacaaaaaatttaaatgcaaacatTGCCTTAAGATCTTTAGATCGACCGCAGGTCTTCACCGGCACATTAACATGTACCATAACCCAGAGAAGCCCTACGCTTGCGACATCTGTCACAAGCGGTTTCACACAAACTTCAAAGTGTGGACGCACTGTCAGACCCAGCACGGCATAGTGAAGAACCCGTCACCAGCCTCTAGTTCACATGCCGTTTTGGATGAGAAATTCCAAAGAAAGCTGATTGACATagtgcgagagagagagattaagaagGCCCTGATCATTAAGCTGAGGCGCAGCAAGCCTGGGTTCCAGGGGCAGAGTAGCTCCCAGGCCCAGGCCATCAAGAGGAACTTGCGGTCGCGAGCCAAAGGAGCGTACATTTGTACTTACTGTGGAAAAGCCTATCGCTTTCTCTCGCAGTTCAAGCAGCACATAAAAATGCACCCGGGAGAAAAGCCCATTGGCGTCAATAGAGCTGCTAAGCCCAAAGAGCATGTTTCTCTCGAGAGTCCAATAGAGAACAAGGAGGTTTACCAGTGCCGCCTCTGTAATGCTAAGCTCTCTTCTCTTCTAGAGCAAGGAAACCACGAGCGATTATGCAGAAACGCAACCGTTTGCCCCTACTGCAGCCTTAGGTTTTTCTCGCCGGAGCTAAAGCAGGAGCACGAGAGTAAGTGTGAGTACAAGAAGCTGACATGTCTCGAGTGCATGCGCACCTTCAAGTCCTCCTTCAGCATTTGGCGGCACCAAGTTGAAGTCCATAATCAGAACACCATGGCGCCGGCTGAAAACTTTTCCTTACCCATTCTGGACCACAATGGTGATGTGACTGCTGCTGCCAGGGCCCCGGCCCAGCCCGAGCCCCATAAAGCCAACCATGCGGTCCCCGCCAAAGACGACAATGCCTTCAGTGATTGTTCGGAGCAAGTGAACTTCGATTCAGAAGACTCCTCCTGTCTCCCCGAAGACCTCAGCCTCTCGAAGCAACTGAAAATCCACGTCAAAGAGGAGCCCGCGGAGGAGGCCGAGGAAGAGGCACCCGAGGCCCGCGCCGGCCCCAAGGACGCCGGCTCCAGCAAGGACGCCAGCCTGTGGCCCTGCGAGAAGTGTGGCAAGACGTTCACGGCGCACAAGCAGCTGGAGCGGCACCAGGAGCTCCTGTGCTCCGTGAAACCCTTCATCTGCCACGTGTGCAACAAAGCTTTCCGCACCAACTTCCGGCTCTGGAGCCACTTCCAGTCCCACATGTCTCAGGCTACGGAGGACCCGGCGCATAAGGACTCGGAAGCGTGCCCTGTGCCCACAAACTCTCCGtccccacccccgctgcccccacccccaccgctgcCCAAGATCCAGCCTCTGGAGCCCGACAGCCCCACAGCCTTGTCTGAAAACCCCGCTCCTGCCACGGAGAAACTGTTTGTGCCCCAGGAATCCGACACGCTTTTTTACCATGCCCCCCCGCTTTCTGCAATCACCTTTAAAAGACAGTTCATGTGTAAACTGTGCCATAGGACATTCAAGACGGCCTTCAGTCTTTGGAGTCACGAACAGAGCCACAACTGA